The following are from one region of the Candidatus Obscuribacterales bacterium genome:
- the rpsF gene encoding 30S ribosomal protein S6, with translation MATLTKTKLKPYETMYIVRPNLDEEATDRVVAQVEEFIKTHGGQKITTDKKGRKRLAYEVNKMRDGFYVLTTFDAPAESVAQIKRMMTLSEDIIRSIVVVAEPESATY, from the coding sequence TTGGCTACTCTAACAAAAACAAAACTAAAACCCTACGAGACCATGTACATCGTTCGTCCTAACTTGGACGAAGAAGCTACAGATCGCGTCGTTGCTCAAGTCGAAGAGTTCATCAAGACTCACGGCGGGCAAAAGATTACAACCGACAAGAAAGGTCGCAAGCGTCTGGCATATGAAGTCAACAAAATGCGTGACGGCTTCTATGTTTTGACCACATTCGATGCACCGGCCGAATCAGTTGCTCAAATTAAGCGCATGATGACCCTTTCCGAAGACATCATTCGTTCAATTGTGGTAGTTGCTGAGCCCGAGAGTGCTACCTACTAA
- the rplT gene encoding 50S ribosomal protein L20 — MPRVKRGNVLQKRHKKVIKYAKGFRGSKSRLFIAANQAVMRAWRNAYRDRKFKKRAYRSLWITRLNAACRMNGISYSRFMDGLNKAGITLNRQSLSELAIKDRDAFGRLIEIAKGKVAVKA, encoded by the coding sequence ATGCCTAGAGTAAAACGTGGCAACGTTCTTCAAAAACGCCACAAAAAAGTAATCAAATACGCCAAGGGTTTCCGCGGCTCCAAGTCCCGGCTCTTCATAGCCGCCAACCAAGCAGTCATGCGGGCATGGAGAAATGCCTACCGTGATCGTAAGTTCAAGAAGCGTGCATACCGCAGCCTCTGGATTACACGCCTCAACGCTGCTTGCCGCATGAACGGTATTTCGTATAGCCGCTTCATGGATGGCTTGAACAAAGCCGGCATCACACTTAACCGCCAATCACTTTCAGAACTCGCCATCAAAGACAGAGATGCCTTTGGTCGCTTGATCGAAATTGCCAAAGGTAAAGTGGCCGTCAAGGCGTAG
- the rpsR gene encoding 30S ribosomal protein S18, which translates to MNNDGPPRRRKSCIFCADKVESIDYKDPNKLKKFVTERGKILPRRISGSCAHHQRILTTAIKRSREIALMPYTADG; encoded by the coding sequence ATGAATAACGATGGACCACCAAGACGTCGCAAGAGCTGCATTTTCTGTGCGGACAAGGTGGAGTCTATTGATTACAAGGATCCAAACAAACTCAAGAAATTTGTCACTGAAAGAGGCAAAATTCTTCCACGCCGCATTTCCGGCAGCTGCGCACATCATCAGCGCATTTTGACAACCGCCATCAAGCGTTCGCGCGAAATTGCGCTTATGCCTTATACAGCTGACGGTTAA
- the infC gene encoding translation initiation factor IF-3, producing the protein MSTPIKGNPSRPEPRRDMPLLNERIRDREVRLIDEEGAQLGVMPTREALATARERGLDLFLVQPDSSPPVARIMDYGRFKFEQEKRAREAKRKHHIVDVKEIKMRYSIEVHDYQVKVKSAIKFLNEGDKIKVLTILRGREVQHADMALKLMNKFFDDLKDLAMIEREARLEGKAVIMILSPIPGKGKPPLPDAKAPGEE; encoded by the coding sequence TTGAGCACACCCATAAAAGGCAATCCAAGCCGCCCCGAACCAAGACGGGACATGCCACTTTTGAATGAGCGTATTCGCGACCGCGAAGTTCGTTTAATTGACGAAGAAGGAGCCCAACTTGGCGTCATGCCTACCAGAGAGGCACTTGCTACTGCCCGTGAAAGAGGATTAGACCTCTTTTTGGTCCAACCGGATTCGAGTCCTCCAGTGGCCCGTATCATGGATTATGGCCGTTTTAAGTTTGAGCAAGAAAAGCGCGCTCGGGAAGCCAAACGCAAGCACCACATAGTCGACGTCAAAGAAATTAAGATGCGCTACAGCATCGAAGTGCACGACTATCAGGTGAAAGTTAAGAGTGCTATCAAATTTCTTAATGAAGGCGACAAAATAAAAGTCCTCACAATCTTAAGAGGACGTGAAGTTCAGCACGCCGATATGGCGCTAAAGCTCATGAATAAGTTCTTTGATGACCTGAAAGATTTAGCAATGATTGAGCGTGAGGCTAGATTGGAAGGGAAGGCTGTTATAATGATTCTTTCGCCGATTCCCGGCAAGGGCAAACCGCCTCTTCCGGATGCTAAAGCTCCGGGTGAAGAATAA
- a CDS encoding single-stranded DNA-binding protein, whose product MSLSKIVVSGRVIREPEKRFTPNTNVAVSEFAIAVESNPGPDGNAQSTPVKITTWRDLAERVSHEIKKGDLVIVDGRLQINNFTNSEGQKRREAEIQAISVENVANIANKQSHAGIEEAAQSNQKVAAAVAKAPSNSEDLDAIFANEDEIPF is encoded by the coding sequence ATGAGTTTAAGCAAAATAGTCGTTTCAGGACGCGTCATTCGTGAGCCGGAAAAGAGATTCACACCAAATACCAATGTGGCTGTAAGCGAATTTGCTATTGCTGTTGAATCCAACCCCGGTCCTGACGGTAATGCTCAATCAACGCCAGTCAAAATTACGACATGGCGCGATTTAGCAGAGCGTGTCAGCCACGAGATCAAAAAGGGTGACCTGGTAATTGTTGATGGCCGTTTGCAAATCAACAATTTCACTAACTCTGAAGGTCAGAAGCGCCGCGAAGCGGAAATTCAAGCAATTTCAGTCGAGAACGTCGCCAACATTGCCAACAAGCAAAGCCATGCCGGCATTGAAGAAGCTGCCCAGTCCAACCAGAAGGTTGCAGCTGCTGTAGCGAAAGCTCCAAGCAATAGCGAAGATCTCGATGCGATATTTGCAAACGAAGACGAGATTCCATTTTAA
- a CDS encoding tyrosine recombinase XerD, with protein sequence MNIGQSELNNYLQYLLAERGLSANTLAAYQRDLSGFLDWLKSNGERQEKIIERQDVVAFITELRKRGNKPATITRQLASLRSFFAFLKTYTGFASDPLDGFQNPHKAKRLPQTLSPQEVAIMIEAADNSRDRLIMELLYGCGLRVSELTSLKISDLDLKQGLLKCFGKGSKERLVPMGQPAMKAIEEYLTENPHKTGSLLRSRENKKLSRLVVWQVVKRLAEKAGIQKSLSPHTLRHSFATHLLENGADLRSVQELLGHANVVTTQLYTHISRSHLRKVYEQAQNSYRQQES encoded by the coding sequence ATGAATATTGGCCAATCTGAACTCAATAATTATCTGCAGTATTTACTGGCAGAGCGCGGACTCTCCGCCAACACTTTGGCGGCGTATCAACGCGACCTGTCAGGCTTTCTTGATTGGCTTAAAAGCAATGGTGAACGCCAGGAAAAAATCATTGAGCGTCAAGACGTAGTGGCCTTCATTACTGAGTTACGCAAACGCGGTAATAAGCCGGCAACAATAACGCGTCAGCTAGCCAGTTTGCGCAGTTTCTTTGCCTTTCTCAAAACCTACACAGGATTCGCCTCAGACCCATTAGACGGCTTCCAAAACCCGCATAAAGCCAAGCGTTTACCACAGACTCTCAGCCCACAAGAAGTGGCAATAATGATTGAAGCGGCAGACAACAGTCGTGATCGTCTTATTATGGAATTGCTCTATGGCTGTGGACTGCGTGTGTCTGAACTTACGAGTCTGAAAATCTCCGATCTCGATTTGAAACAGGGTCTGTTGAAGTGCTTCGGCAAAGGCTCAAAAGAACGCCTTGTGCCGATGGGACAGCCGGCAATGAAAGCTATCGAAGAGTATCTTACAGAAAATCCTCACAAAACAGGATCGCTATTAAGAAGTCGCGAAAACAAGAAACTCTCGCGCCTTGTCGTCTGGCAAGTAGTTAAAAGGCTAGCGGAAAAAGCCGGTATTCAAAAATCACTGTCTCCACATACATTGCGCCATAGTTTCGCCACGCATCTTTTGGAAAATGGTGCGGATCTGCGTTCCGTTCAAGAGCTTTTGGGACATGCCAACGTCGTCACCACACAGCTCTATACTCACATCAGCCGTTCGCATTTGCGCAAAGTCTACGAACAAGCACAAAATTCTTACAGGCAGCAAGAAAGCTAG
- a CDS encoding HU family DNA-binding protein, whose translation MNKAELAAEVAARTNNTKKAVEEMLAAFCDVVAEIVSKGDRVTLVGFGTFERRERQARETNNPQKPGQKIKVPAKKVPAFSAGKEFKERVAKK comes from the coding sequence GTGAACAAAGCAGAATTAGCTGCCGAAGTAGCCGCCCGCACAAATAACACCAAAAAAGCCGTTGAAGAAATGCTTGCTGCTTTCTGCGATGTAGTTGCCGAAATCGTCTCCAAAGGCGATCGCGTAACATTGGTTGGTTTCGGTACATTTGAGCGTCGTGAGCGCCAAGCACGCGAAACAAACAACCCGCAAAAGCCTGGCCAAAAAATCAAAGTGCCAGCAAAGAAAGTACCAGCTTTCTCAGCCGGTAAAGAATTCAAAGAAAGAGTCGCCAAGAAATAG
- the rsfS gene encoding ribosome silencing factor, with product MAKLAAQQAEEKKGAGTLVLEVGQITPLADFFVITGGDSVNQVNAIADAIVDALAKLGQSPLAVEGKKDGRWVLLDFGSIIVHVLKEQERNYYKLEQFWNQALVVDRSSWER from the coding sequence ATGGCCAAATTGGCTGCTCAACAAGCGGAGGAAAAAAAGGGAGCCGGCACCCTGGTTTTAGAAGTTGGGCAGATAACACCACTGGCCGATTTCTTTGTAATTACAGGAGGCGATTCGGTTAACCAGGTAAATGCAATTGCAGATGCAATCGTTGACGCTCTTGCAAAACTTGGACAATCACCTTTAGCAGTCGAAGGAAAAAAAGACGGTCGCTGGGTGTTGTTGGATTTTGGATCAATTATTGTGCACGTACTAAAGGAACAGGAAAGAAATTATTACAAGCTTGAACAGTTTTGGAATCAAGCACTTGTGGTGGATAGAAGTAGTTGGGAACGGTAA
- a CDS encoding tetratricopeptide repeat protein: MQSSRNRFGSYQGRFIICLSLIAAFNLLVDALSFPAYAGKSHVRSTKSSRLKKTLPTKPVAKEPGVDTSKQFFQDVNSLGRAYALYDVGLNEYLVGDYGMAADHLGQASQIFSATYGNNLPQQGTFFYDLALAQEGAGKLDEAITSYNRSLAHTGFFDGYLGLAQLYGRMGKWQEGSDAVRKALDLRTDDPRANLIYGLILEKQGQLVEAEKFKTKARDFVTTYGLAGVKGTSDNPDGKVVEPEENNLPAANSKDLELP, encoded by the coding sequence GTGCAGAGTTCGAGAAATAGATTCGGCTCATACCAGGGCAGATTTATTATCTGCCTTTCTCTCATCGCTGCTTTTAACCTCTTAGTCGATGCCCTAAGCTTTCCAGCTTATGCCGGAAAGTCGCACGTGCGTTCAACCAAATCAAGCAGGTTGAAGAAAACGCTTCCAACAAAGCCGGTGGCAAAAGAACCTGGAGTAGATACTAGTAAGCAATTTTTCCAAGATGTAAATTCGCTTGGAAGAGCCTATGCGCTATATGACGTTGGCTTGAACGAATATCTGGTGGGCGACTATGGCATGGCAGCCGACCATTTAGGACAAGCCTCACAAATTTTCTCAGCCACCTATGGCAATAATTTGCCGCAGCAAGGCACTTTCTTTTATGACTTGGCTTTGGCACAAGAAGGTGCTGGCAAATTGGATGAGGCAATCACGTCTTATAACAGAAGTCTTGCTCACACAGGATTTTTCGATGGCTATCTTGGACTTGCTCAGTTGTATGGACGCATGGGCAAGTGGCAAGAAGGATCAGATGCTGTGCGGAAAGCATTGGATCTGCGGACGGATGATCCAAGAGCCAATCTTATTTATGGACTTATTTTGGAAAAACAGGGACAACTTGTTGAAGCTGAAAAGTTCAAAACAAAGGCCAGAGATTTTGTCACTACATATGGATTGGCCGGAGTAAAAGGTACATCCGATAATCCCGACGGCAAAGTTGTTGAGCCGGAAGAGAACAATTTGCCGGCAGCCAATAGCAAAGATCTGGAATTGCCCTAA
- a CDS encoding MerR family transcriptional regulator: MSKTSSTEGTKIAQAAKELNVTSVTIRRYIAEFDIETETDENGIKVLPEAAITELQEIRKLKEDGTSNPQVMERLEELRTERGAVKKPKTKAKDEDETSEVSTESESEGEEEKPARTRRPRRVAKSEGEAAEAGEETVEVASEEATEEGAEGQEGGGRVKHSLTCQTCSKVFEHMNPRLRDCLECYRAKRKERRRGGDRQKNVIQHPLAAQVASKSSITAQSSAPQTMVSEVRKAPVRSYRKAIEDTRHITSNIKRRLERPDLGEGERRWLEQIYAYQLILHQGWRHLAEYKSGSKEQASTEV, encoded by the coding sequence ATGAGTAAAACATCCTCCACTGAGGGCACGAAGATTGCCCAAGCAGCAAAGGAATTGAACGTCACTTCAGTAACCATTCGTCGTTACATTGCAGAATTTGATATCGAGACAGAAACAGACGAAAACGGCATCAAAGTATTGCCGGAAGCAGCAATTACCGAATTGCAAGAAATTCGCAAACTCAAGGAAGACGGCACAAGCAATCCACAAGTGATGGAACGCCTTGAAGAATTGCGCACCGAAAGAGGCGCAGTTAAAAAGCCTAAGACCAAAGCCAAAGACGAAGACGAGACATCTGAAGTGTCCACTGAGTCGGAAAGCGAAGGCGAAGAAGAAAAGCCAGCTCGCACAAGAAGACCAAGAAGAGTAGCGAAAAGCGAAGGCGAAGCAGCCGAAGCCGGTGAAGAAACAGTGGAAGTTGCCTCCGAAGAAGCAACTGAAGAAGGTGCCGAAGGACAAGAAGGCGGCGGTCGCGTTAAGCACTCACTGACTTGCCAAACTTGCTCTAAAGTATTCGAACACATGAATCCGCGTTTGCGTGATTGCTTGGAGTGCTACCGCGCCAAGCGCAAAGAGCGCCGTCGTGGTGGTGACAGACAAAAGAATGTCATTCAGCACCCGTTGGCTGCTCAAGTTGCTTCAAAATCAAGTATTACTGCTCAAAGTAGTGCACCGCAGACAATGGTTTCAGAAGTGCGCAAGGCACCTGTACGCAGTTACAGAAAAGCTATTGAAGATACAAGACACATTACATCCAACATCAAGCGCCGCTTAGAGCGTCCTGATTTGGGCGAAGGTGAGCGTCGTTGGCTAGAGCAAATCTATGCCTACCAGCTCATCCTGCACCAAGGATGGCGTCATTTAGCCGAATACAAGTCCGGCAGCAAAGAACAAGCTTCGACAGAAGTCTAA
- the pnp gene encoding polyribonucleotide nucleotidyltransferase, which yields MQTELKEGVKEISLQIDGKTVTIRTGRLAKQASGAVEVICDGTFVLVSCTESKNVREGIDYFPLLVDYEEKLYAVGRVPGSFGRREAKPSDKAILISRLIDRPIRPLFKEGYRQDVQIVATCMSCDGENQPDTLAMLGASFAIGIGGLPFSGPIGAVRVGRIAGKMIANPTYSQMEESDIDLVVAGTESSIMMVEAGCDLVSEKDILAAIDYAHQQIKKQCEVQKQFLAELGIQKREFVAPEKNERLAGLIAEKATDKLLASMNGVKDKATRQRLLDEAEAAVIESIEQLPEDDEFRKYAEKHLGEYLELKEADLMRAQVLDSGVRADGRRCDEIRPITVDAGILPRAHGSGLFTRGTTQVLSIATLGTGGDAQKLDAIDPQKEKTYMHHYNFPGFSVGEVKPSRGPGRREIGHGALAERALIPVLPSKEEFPYVMRVVSEVLESNGSTSMASTCGSTMCLMDAGVPIKAIVGGIAMGLILEGDRFAILSDIQGLEDFLGDMDFKVTGSKDGITALQMDIKIEGISLEIMRVALEQARKGRIHIIEKMESCLEAPRPELSRWAPRILTVQIDTNDIGTVIGPGGKMIRRIIEETGATIDISDDGTILIGSVEAEGGEAARDWILKLVKRVESGGVYEGNVTRIIAMGAFVEILPGKEGMVHISQLENRRVEKVEDVVSVGQKVIVKVREIDERGRVNLTMKGVSPEERAEFEK from the coding sequence ATGCAAACGGAATTGAAAGAAGGCGTAAAAGAAATAAGCCTACAAATTGATGGTAAGACAGTAACCATAAGAACGGGTCGCTTGGCTAAACAAGCAAGCGGAGCCGTTGAAGTTATATGTGACGGGACTTTTGTTCTGGTTTCTTGTACCGAATCTAAAAACGTCAGAGAAGGAATTGACTATTTCCCACTATTGGTTGACTACGAAGAGAAGCTTTATGCCGTAGGACGCGTGCCGGGAAGCTTCGGCAGACGTGAAGCCAAACCATCAGATAAGGCTATTTTGATTAGCCGATTAATCGATAGACCAATTAGACCACTCTTTAAAGAAGGCTACAGGCAAGATGTGCAAATAGTGGCAACATGCATGTCGTGCGATGGTGAAAATCAACCGGACACGCTGGCTATGCTTGGTGCATCTTTTGCAATAGGCATAGGTGGACTGCCTTTCTCTGGACCAATTGGTGCTGTGCGCGTAGGACGCATTGCCGGCAAGATGATTGCTAACCCGACCTATTCTCAAATGGAAGAATCGGATATCGATCTAGTTGTTGCCGGTACCGAATCTTCCATCATGATGGTTGAAGCGGGCTGTGATTTGGTCTCCGAAAAAGACATTCTTGCTGCCATTGATTACGCTCACCAGCAAATCAAAAAGCAGTGCGAAGTACAAAAACAATTCCTTGCCGAACTAGGCATTCAGAAAAGGGAATTCGTTGCTCCTGAGAAGAACGAAAGACTTGCTGGTTTAATTGCAGAAAAAGCAACCGACAAACTTTTAGCTTCGATGAACGGCGTCAAGGATAAAGCCACACGTCAGAGGTTGCTCGACGAAGCAGAAGCAGCTGTTATTGAATCCATTGAACAGTTGCCTGAAGATGATGAGTTTAGAAAGTACGCAGAGAAGCACTTGGGCGAATATCTAGAACTTAAAGAAGCAGATTTGATGCGCGCACAAGTTCTTGATTCCGGTGTTCGTGCAGATGGCAGACGTTGTGACGAAATTCGTCCAATTACAGTTGATGCAGGCATTTTGCCGAGAGCTCACGGCTCAGGTCTCTTTACCCGCGGCACAACGCAAGTTCTCTCGATTGCTACTTTGGGTACAGGTGGTGATGCTCAGAAGCTGGATGCAATTGATCCGCAAAAAGAAAAGACTTACATGCATCACTACAATTTCCCTGGATTCTCCGTCGGCGAAGTAAAGCCAAGCCGCGGACCAGGACGTCGTGAAATTGGTCACGGTGCGCTGGCAGAGCGTGCTCTAATTCCGGTTTTGCCGTCGAAGGAAGAGTTCCCTTATGTTATGCGCGTAGTGTCTGAAGTGCTTGAATCTAATGGTTCAACATCAATGGCTTCTACCTGTGGCTCGACCATGTGCTTGATGGATGCCGGTGTACCTATTAAGGCAATCGTCGGCGGTATCGCTATGGGACTCATTCTTGAGGGTGATCGCTTCGCCATCTTGTCTGACATTCAAGGTTTGGAAGACTTCTTGGGTGACATGGACTTCAAAGTCACAGGCAGCAAGGACGGCATTACCGCCTTGCAGATGGACATCAAAATTGAAGGCATTTCGCTTGAGATTATGAGAGTTGCTCTTGAGCAAGCCCGCAAAGGTCGCATCCATATTATTGAAAAAATGGAATCTTGCTTGGAAGCTCCACGTCCTGAGCTTTCACGTTGGGCTCCAAGAATTCTGACCGTCCAGATAGATACTAACGATATCGGAACAGTAATTGGACCTGGCGGCAAAATGATTCGTCGCATTATTGAAGAGACAGGGGCCACAATTGATATTTCCGATGACGGCACAATTCTCATTGGTTCAGTGGAAGCTGAAGGTGGGGAAGCTGCTCGTGACTGGATCTTGAAATTGGTCAAGCGTGTCGAATCCGGTGGAGTATATGAAGGTAACGTGACAAGAATTATTGCCATGGGCGCCTTCGTTGAAATCCTGCCAGGCAAAGAAGGCATGGTGCATATTTCACAACTGGAAAACCGCCGTGTGGAAAAGGTTGAGGATGTGGTTTCAGTTGGGCAAAAGGTAATTGTAAAGGTGCGCGAAATTGACGAACGTGGCAGGGTCAACCTGACCATGAAAGGGGTAAGCCCGGAAGAGCGTGCAGAGTTCGAGAAATAG
- the rpmI gene encoding 50S ribosomal protein L35: MPKMKTNKAAARRFKITATGKVLARQGGKRHINEWKAAKVKRKLRGFKEVSDDHKASVLAMFPYKKYLR, encoded by the coding sequence ATGCCTAAAATGAAAACAAATAAGGCTGCTGCCCGCCGCTTCAAGATCACTGCCACAGGCAAAGTCTTGGCGCGTCAAGGTGGTAAGCGTCACATCAACGAATGGAAGGCCGCTAAAGTCAAACGCAAACTTCGTGGATTCAAGGAAGTATCCGATGACCACAAAGCAAGCGTACTCGCTATGTTTCCCTACAAGAAATATTTGCGCTAA
- the rpsO gene encoding 30S ribosomal protein S15, producing MSLVQEKKVEVVESHRIHAKDTGSPEVQIALLTERINQLTEHLRTHSKDFHSRRGLLMMVGKRRRLLRYLNHESPERYHAIIEKLGLRR from the coding sequence ATGTCACTAGTTCAAGAAAAGAAAGTAGAAGTCGTCGAGTCGCACAGAATCCATGCGAAAGACACAGGTTCGCCAGAAGTGCAGATTGCTCTTTTGACCGAACGCATCAATCAATTGACCGAGCATTTGCGTACACACAGCAAGGACTTTCATAGCCGCCGCGGGCTGCTGATGATGGTTGGTAAAAGACGCAGACTATTGCGTTACCTGAACCACGAAAGTCCGGAGCGCTACCACGCAATAATTGAGAAGCTTGGTTTAAGAAGGTAG
- the tatC gene encoding twin-arginine translocase subunit TatC, with protein MDTLDTNLENQESKHDAVGDDKLMTVVEHLDELRNRIIRCLLVIGIAFLIALWLAKDAVRILEAPAGNITFQALSLEEPLLVYFKVAFYIAIVLALPYVLFEASLFIAPGLRKEERRMLVPIVIGGPILFVAGAAFAYNLVLPPMLHFFGSFGQGISPINQRLDFYVSLVSSILLYMGLCFQLPIVLFALSFTGLVSSSQLIKVWRYAIFAAALVAAIITPDPTAVSMLIVMAALTGLYFLSVGLLKVFGR; from the coding sequence ATGGACACCTTGGACACCAATTTAGAAAATCAAGAAAGCAAACACGACGCAGTCGGCGACGACAAGCTGATGACCGTAGTCGAGCATTTAGACGAATTACGCAATCGCATAATTCGCTGCCTGCTTGTCATTGGTATAGCTTTCCTAATTGCTCTCTGGCTTGCTAAGGACGCGGTGCGCATTCTTGAAGCACCTGCAGGAAATATTACTTTTCAGGCGCTCTCCCTTGAAGAACCATTACTTGTCTACTTCAAAGTAGCGTTTTACATCGCAATTGTTCTTGCCTTGCCCTATGTACTTTTCGAAGCAAGCTTATTCATAGCACCTGGACTTAGAAAAGAAGAGCGCAGAATGCTTGTGCCCATTGTCATAGGCGGGCCTATTTTGTTTGTTGCCGGTGCAGCTTTTGCCTACAATCTTGTATTACCACCAATGCTTCATTTCTTTGGCTCATTCGGACAAGGCATAAGCCCTATCAACCAGAGACTAGATTTCTATGTATCCCTGGTCAGTTCAATACTTTTATATATGGGGCTCTGCTTTCAATTACCAATAGTATTATTCGCACTTTCCTTCACTGGACTAGTTTCATCGAGTCAACTCATAAAAGTCTGGCGCTATGCGATTTTTGCTGCAGCGCTTGTTGCCGCCATCATTACACCTGATCCAACAGCGGTATCGATGCTCATAGTCATGGCCGCCTTGACCGGACTTTATTTCCTTTCAGTTGGACTTCTGAAAGTATTTGGTCGTTGA
- a CDS encoding ferredoxin family protein, whose translation MSYTIVADICEGVGDCIPVCPVECIHWAEGKTNTKGTKFTYIDDSTCIDCGACLSVCPIEGAILDEWKPELQKS comes from the coding sequence ATGTCCTATACCATTGTTGCCGATATTTGCGAAGGCGTTGGCGATTGCATTCCAGTATGTCCAGTAGAGTGCATTCATTGGGCCGAAGGCAAAACCAATACTAAGGGCACAAAGTTCACCTATATTGATGACTCAACCTGCATCGATTGCGGAGCCTGCTTGTCGGTTTGCCCAATTGAAGGCGCAATTCTTGACGAGTGGAAGCCTGAGCTTCAAAAGTCCTAA
- a CDS encoding RNA methyltransferase, with protein MKVDAITSNTNPLLKKIRSLHQRSFREKYAAYILEGERLLEEALLKGVELEEIIASETFFKQGLGRLSDANLARLLTVPDKIFAELATTTNPSGILAIAKIKTVNPKKLFSGTPLVVIADAIQDPGNLGTLIRTSLAASASGLIMTKGTVDPYNPKVVRSAMGASFQLPCLWDMDTNEAIKLCRDNGLQVVASAAEGTKYFWQANMTKPTAIIVGNEGQGLSQNVLDAADEIIAIPMSDKSESLNAAQAATIFLFEAVRQRHQY; from the coding sequence GTGAAAGTAGACGCAATTACAAGCAATACCAACCCGCTTCTTAAGAAGATAAGGTCTCTGCATCAGCGCAGCTTTCGAGAGAAGTATGCCGCTTACATCCTCGAAGGTGAGCGCCTTCTTGAAGAAGCTCTTCTAAAAGGCGTTGAACTCGAGGAAATAATTGCCAGCGAAACCTTTTTCAAACAGGGCTTGGGCAGACTTTCCGATGCTAATTTAGCGAGGCTTCTAACCGTCCCAGACAAGATTTTTGCCGAGTTGGCGACAACAACCAACCCATCCGGCATTTTAGCTATAGCCAAAATCAAAACCGTAAATCCAAAGAAGTTGTTTTCAGGCACGCCACTTGTAGTAATCGCTGATGCGATTCAAGACCCCGGCAACTTAGGAACCTTGATTCGCACCAGCTTAGCTGCATCCGCCTCCGGTCTAATAATGACAAAAGGAACAGTTGACCCATACAATCCCAAAGTTGTTCGATCAGCCATGGGAGCTAGTTTCCAATTGCCCTGTCTTTGGGATATGGATACCAACGAAGCAATAAAACTCTGCCGAGACAACGGACTGCAAGTAGTTGCTTCAGCCGCTGAAGGCACAAAATATTTCTGGCAAGCAAATATGACTAAACCAACAGCCATCATTGTCGGCAACGAAGGACAAGGACTGTCGCAAAACGTGCTCGACGCGGCTGATGAAATAATTGCGATACCGATGTCTGACAAAAGCGAATCTTTGAATGCAGCTCAGGCTGCGACAATATTCTTGTTCGAAGCAGTCAGACAACGACATCAGTATTAG